The following proteins are co-located in the Pseudarthrobacter siccitolerans genome:
- a CDS encoding DUF3093 domain-containing protein has product MPESSSPAPVPEIPSTGAPVIYREKLWPNVWIWIISAGIAGAGILVFAPISMTAGYTAAAVLFAIIAVLLILSTPAIVVTGDSLTVGRATIERRFVGSVDGFRGEDATAERGTRLNGLAFLCIRGWIDPVVKIEITDPSDQTPYWLTSTRHPDELTAALAHR; this is encoded by the coding sequence ATGCCCGAATCAAGCTCCCCTGCGCCCGTGCCCGAGATTCCGTCCACCGGGGCGCCGGTGATTTATCGGGAGAAGCTGTGGCCCAATGTTTGGATCTGGATTATCTCAGCCGGTATAGCCGGGGCCGGCATATTGGTGTTCGCGCCCATCAGCATGACAGCGGGTTATACGGCCGCGGCGGTGCTCTTCGCGATCATTGCTGTTCTCCTGATCCTGTCCACGCCGGCCATTGTGGTGACCGGCGATTCACTGACCGTGGGCCGCGCCACTATTGAGCGTCGGTTTGTCGGCTCAGTGGACGGGTTCCGGGGCGAGGACGCGACGGCGGAACGCGGGACCCGGCTCAATGGCCTGGCGTTCCTCTGCATCCGTGGCTGGATAGATCCCGTGGTCAAGATCGAGATCACGGACCCCTCGGACCAGACGCCGTATTGGCTGACCTCCACCCGGCACCCCGACGAACTGACCGCGGCTCTGGCCCACAGGTAG
- a CDS encoding thymidine kinase, whose amino-acid sequence MAELVFFSGTMDCGKSTLALQMDYNHRARGRGGVRFSRNDRAGESRISSRLGLQTDAVEVVDSTDFWEEVMMRRTKGQRIDYLICDEAQFYTPEQVEQLAKVVDEIDVDVFAFGITADFRTRLFPGSQRLVELADRVQVLQVEALCWCGRRATHNARTVDGVMVTEGAQVVVGDVDMAMDGAAGTPAVDHVPVVGYETLCRRHYMRRVTAHGATLMGHQDPLLPFEVDACLWRGSGGTRA is encoded by the coding sequence GTGGCTGAACTCGTCTTTTTCTCCGGCACGATGGACTGCGGAAAGTCCACCCTTGCCCTGCAGATGGATTACAACCACCGTGCCAGGGGACGCGGCGGCGTACGTTTCAGCCGGAACGACCGCGCCGGGGAATCCCGTATCTCCAGCCGCCTTGGCCTGCAGACCGATGCCGTGGAGGTGGTGGACAGTACGGACTTCTGGGAGGAAGTCATGATGCGCCGCACCAAGGGCCAGCGCATCGACTACCTGATCTGCGATGAAGCCCAGTTCTACACGCCCGAGCAGGTGGAACAGCTGGCCAAAGTGGTGGACGAGATTGATGTCGACGTGTTCGCTTTTGGCATCACCGCCGATTTCCGCACTCGTCTCTTTCCAGGTTCCCAGCGGCTCGTGGAGCTCGCGGACCGGGTGCAGGTTCTCCAGGTGGAGGCCCTGTGCTGGTGCGGCCGGCGCGCCACCCACAATGCCAGGACGGTCGACGGCGTGATGGTCACCGAGGGTGCCCAGGTGGTGGTTGGCGACGTGGACATGGCCATGGACGGTGCCGCCGGAACGCCGGCAGTGGACCACGTCCCAGTGGTCGGGTACGAGACGCTTTGCCGCCGGCATTACATGCGGCGGGTCACCGCCCACGGCGCCACCTTGATGGGTCACCAGGACCCACTGCTGCCGTTCGAGGTTGACGCCTGCCTGTGGCGTGGATCAGGCGGAACCCGGGCGTAA
- a CDS encoding potassium channel family protein yields MKVVIVGAGSVGSSIARELLAHKHEILLIDLKPEVIGRSGLRGAHWLVGDACELSTLQGAKVEDADVVVSATGDDKVNLVVSLLAKTEFGVGRTVGRVNNPKNDWMFNDSWGVDVAVNTPQLMTALVEEAVEIGDLVRLLTLQTGVSSLVEFTVPHDSHVIGSTVGDIQWPEDSTLVAILRDHAPITPSRDDVIDGGDELFFVTTIAAEDELRALLSPESSEPPRPRVDAGTGHADQQAPEDDGFDG; encoded by the coding sequence GTGAAAGTTGTGATTGTGGGTGCCGGCAGCGTCGGATCGTCCATCGCCCGGGAACTCCTGGCGCACAAGCACGAAATCCTGCTGATCGACCTCAAGCCTGAGGTGATTGGGCGCAGCGGACTTCGCGGTGCGCACTGGCTGGTCGGTGATGCCTGCGAGCTGAGCACGCTCCAGGGCGCCAAGGTGGAGGACGCGGACGTGGTGGTGTCAGCCACCGGCGACGACAAAGTCAACCTGGTGGTATCCCTGCTGGCGAAGACAGAATTCGGGGTCGGCCGCACCGTGGGCCGGGTGAACAATCCTAAAAACGACTGGATGTTCAACGATTCATGGGGCGTGGACGTTGCCGTCAACACTCCCCAGCTCATGACCGCGCTGGTGGAGGAAGCCGTGGAGATTGGCGACCTGGTCCGGCTGCTCACGCTCCAGACCGGTGTGTCCTCGCTGGTGGAGTTCACCGTCCCGCACGATTCGCACGTCATCGGCAGCACCGTGGGAGACATCCAGTGGCCGGAGGACTCCACCCTGGTGGCCATCCTGCGGGACCATGCACCGATTACGCCAAGCCGTGACGACGTCATCGACGGCGGCGACGAACTGTTCTTCGTCACGACCATTGCCGCGGAAGACGAGCTGCGCGCGCTGCTCTCCCCCGAATCCTCGGAACCGCCGAGGCCACGGGTTGACGCCGGCACGGGCCACGCGGACCAGCAGGCCCCGGAGGACGACGGGTTCGACGGTTAG
- the dut gene encoding dUTP diphosphatase — MTEHPATVDTFPDEAAALVPPAALGAPTLQVQLKMLDPEMEAPSYAHPGDAGADLRAREDVVLKPGERKLVPTGVAIALPDGFVALIHPRSGLATKHGLTIVNAPGTVDAGYRGEIAVTLLNTDATQSIELRRGDRIAQMVIQRVEYAQFIPVNELSGSVRGTGGFGSTGGFNVPRA; from the coding sequence GTGACTGAACATCCCGCCACAGTAGATACGTTCCCTGACGAAGCCGCGGCCCTGGTGCCGCCCGCCGCCCTGGGTGCTCCCACCCTGCAGGTCCAGCTGAAGATGCTGGACCCGGAGATGGAGGCGCCGTCCTACGCCCACCCCGGCGACGCGGGCGCGGACCTTCGGGCACGCGAGGATGTTGTCCTGAAGCCGGGGGAGCGAAAGCTGGTCCCCACCGGTGTGGCCATCGCACTCCCCGACGGGTTCGTTGCCCTGATTCATCCCCGCTCGGGCCTGGCCACCAAACACGGCCTCACCATCGTGAACGCCCCCGGAACCGTCGATGCTGGATACCGCGGCGAAATCGCCGTTACCCTGCTGAATACTGATGCGACGCAAAGCATCGAGCTGCGCCGCGGCGATAGAATTGCGCAGATGGTCATTCAGCGTGTTGAGTACGCGCAGTTCATCCCCGTCAACGAATTGAGCGGATCCGTCCGTGGCACAGGTGGATTCGGTTCTACCGGCGGCTTCAACGTGCCCCGGGCCTGA
- a CDS encoding alkaline phosphatase family protein translates to MPEDRQPAEIIPPARPGLEYLLPPAPAYGQRSIAEVLTSAAASLGVEGFSNTLGLPPASRVCVVLADGLGRNLLKQKSAHTPFLRSVIQAGQGEVPVWVDSAFPSTTAAALSSFGTGVAPGQHGMVGYDVLDPQQDKVVNLLGNWDPGVDPAIWQPFPTVLERAAEHVDVTTVSLPQFAGSPMTRAALRGGRHISGTTAHARTASAAEAMASAGSSLMYFYVNELDKAGHRYGCQSEQWEHQLEELDATVKRLSNTLPAGTTILLTADHGMLDVPEQQRIDYSAEPALVEGVRHTAGEPRMVHLYLENGTGPDVRDRLLAAWRARFGDRIWAFTREDALAAGLFGKVRPAVEGRIGDVMIAARDALALYDVRRVRPAAMEVVGQHGSLTKAEREVPLLCFTAGGRSSRRG, encoded by the coding sequence ATGCCCGAAGACCGCCAGCCAGCAGAGATCATTCCGCCCGCCCGGCCAGGCCTCGAGTACCTCCTTCCGCCGGCTCCCGCCTACGGGCAGCGCTCCATTGCCGAGGTCCTCACCAGCGCCGCCGCAAGCCTGGGCGTCGAGGGCTTTTCCAACACCCTTGGCCTCCCCCCCGCTTCACGGGTCTGCGTGGTCCTCGCGGACGGGCTGGGCCGGAACCTCCTGAAGCAGAAATCGGCCCACACGCCGTTCCTGCGTTCCGTGATCCAGGCCGGGCAGGGCGAGGTCCCCGTCTGGGTTGATTCGGCATTCCCCTCCACCACAGCAGCTGCCTTATCAAGCTTCGGCACCGGCGTGGCCCCGGGCCAGCACGGCATGGTGGGCTACGACGTCCTCGATCCGCAGCAGGACAAGGTGGTTAACCTGTTGGGGAACTGGGATCCCGGCGTTGATCCCGCCATCTGGCAGCCCTTTCCCACGGTGCTGGAGCGCGCTGCCGAACATGTGGATGTCACCACCGTCAGCCTGCCCCAGTTCGCCGGTTCGCCCATGACCCGGGCGGCACTGCGGGGAGGCAGGCACATCTCCGGAACTACTGCCCACGCCCGGACTGCGTCCGCAGCCGAAGCCATGGCCTCCGCCGGTTCGTCGCTGATGTACTTTTACGTCAACGAACTGGACAAGGCCGGGCACCGCTACGGCTGTCAGTCGGAGCAATGGGAACACCAGCTCGAAGAGCTTGACGCTACCGTGAAGCGGTTGAGCAACACGCTCCCCGCCGGCACCACCATCCTGCTCACGGCGGACCACGGCATGCTGGACGTGCCCGAACAGCAACGGATCGACTACTCCGCGGAGCCTGCGCTGGTGGAAGGGGTGCGGCACACGGCCGGAGAGCCCCGGATGGTCCACCTCTACCTGGAAAACGGAACCGGGCCGGACGTCCGGGACCGGTTGCTGGCGGCCTGGCGGGCACGATTCGGTGACCGGATCTGGGCTTTCACGAGGGAGGACGCACTTGCGGCGGGCCTCTTCGGTAAGGTTCGTCCCGCCGTCGAAGGCAGGATCGGTGATGTGATGATCGCCGCCCGCGACGCACTGGCGCTATACGACGTACGCCGTGTCCGTCCCGCCGCGATGGAAGTGGTGGGGCAGCACGGGTCCTTGACCAAGGCCGAGCGGGAGGTCCCCCTGCTCTGCTTCACGGCTGGCGGCAGGAGCTCCCGGCGTGGCTGA
- a CDS encoding DUF3159 domain-containing protein: protein MTVPNPSPSSGPGQDGQPAVPENKAPEGQEAVDGQAPSPMAGLAADYAAKAGLHRTHDGRVDVLRSAGGVQGIAESILPGLVFLVAYTVSRDLTVSLVAALAAAAVFTVVRLVQRRPLTQALAGVVGVGISAWLANTTGKAEDFYLPGFFTNAAYIVAMVISILVKWPVAGLLFGFIRNEGLDWRKDPARLKAYRLGTWIIVAVLVLRLVVQVPLYLLGPEGLAALATTRLIMGTPLYILGIWAAWLITRPAPPGIDGEDGAAPTDATSRD from the coding sequence ATGACCGTGCCCAATCCCAGCCCTTCCAGCGGCCCTGGCCAGGACGGGCAGCCGGCCGTCCCGGAGAACAAGGCGCCAGAGGGGCAGGAAGCGGTTGACGGACAGGCACCGTCGCCGATGGCAGGCCTTGCTGCCGATTACGCGGCCAAGGCAGGGCTGCACCGGACCCATGACGGGCGCGTGGACGTGCTGCGCAGCGCCGGTGGAGTCCAGGGCATTGCCGAAAGCATCCTGCCGGGCCTGGTGTTCCTCGTGGCGTACACCGTCAGCCGGGACCTCACTGTTTCCCTCGTGGCCGCGTTGGCGGCCGCCGCGGTGTTCACCGTGGTCCGGCTGGTACAGCGGCGTCCCCTGACGCAGGCATTGGCTGGTGTCGTGGGCGTGGGCATTTCCGCCTGGCTCGCCAACACCACGGGCAAGGCTGAGGACTTCTACCTGCCGGGCTTTTTCACCAATGCGGCCTACATCGTGGCGATGGTGATCTCGATCCTGGTCAAATGGCCGGTGGCCGGCCTGCTCTTCGGCTTCATCCGCAACGAGGGCCTGGACTGGCGCAAGGACCCCGCCCGGCTGAAGGCGTACCGGCTTGGCACATGGATCATCGTTGCCGTCCTGGTGCTCCGGCTTGTGGTGCAGGTCCCGCTCTATCTCCTGGGGCCGGAAGGGCTCGCCGCCCTCGCCACCACCAGGCTCATCATGGGCACTCCGCTGTACATCCTGGGCATCTGGGCCGCCTGGCTCATCACGAGACCGGCCCCGCCGGGCATCGACGGGGAGGACGGCGCAGCCCCAACGGATGCAACAAGCCGCGACTAG
- a CDS encoding HNH endonuclease signature motif containing protein, whose amino-acid sequence MEKNPAVVQAEEAVEAAVAAFMAALAGGSTAGAAGGPDAAVGPGAAAGNDDDPVQRVADRALDVLAMVARSEAKMAAVKAEAVAVFAAATAVLNGPASSPQEATAQDRSLVAEVGCVLAIGDRAAGALLAESHALTTSLPRCLAALQSATISWAHARTMVEQTASLDPAAAGALEAHFLDPDAPDAARGCPIGEMPAYRFKAKARGWRERHHPESLEKRHAKGVADRRVEFWPDSDGMAWVAGYLPAAQASAIRNRLSAIARGMQGPNEPRTMPELCADIFSDGLLNSGAGINPGNSSESGEAYSPDGGEGPTSGPSSSGIRAQVLVTVPVFSLMGLTEEPAVLDGFGPIPASMARKLLAEGADSFYRVLVDPRDGAPLEIGRTSYRVGKAMRNWLRLRDGKCPFPGCNNSSLDNDADHILAWHQGGTTGVSNLGQPCPKHHKLRHSSGWKPTPATKTEPPGWTSPSGRHYKSEHQDWEPPHWPEQLKPEWLVDGSTVGGSVAGGAVAGGSIEGAQTGVFLKQAMPSSAVPVRDQSDLDAAVLYPEGQGIPQAALSQHIISLLDEADDAVRFLDPPEVDLPEDPGVPENELPQDPFGEFYLMLELEHLRRQTPF is encoded by the coding sequence ATGGAAAAGAACCCGGCGGTGGTGCAGGCGGAGGAGGCGGTTGAAGCTGCTGTCGCTGCGTTCATGGCTGCGCTGGCTGGCGGAAGTACTGCCGGTGCTGCTGGTGGACCGGATGCTGCAGTTGGCCCAGGCGCCGCTGCGGGAAATGATGATGATCCGGTGCAGCGGGTTGCTGATAGGGCGTTGGATGTTCTTGCCATGGTGGCCCGGTCGGAAGCGAAAATGGCGGCGGTGAAGGCGGAGGCGGTGGCGGTGTTTGCTGCGGCCACTGCGGTTTTGAATGGTCCGGCTTCGTCACCGCAGGAGGCTACTGCGCAGGACCGGTCCCTGGTGGCCGAGGTGGGGTGTGTGCTGGCGATTGGTGACCGGGCGGCGGGGGCGTTGCTGGCGGAATCGCATGCTTTGACCACTTCCTTGCCGCGGTGCCTGGCGGCGCTGCAGTCCGCGACGATTTCCTGGGCGCATGCCCGGACCATGGTGGAGCAGACCGCGAGCCTTGACCCGGCCGCGGCGGGCGCGCTGGAGGCGCATTTCCTGGACCCGGACGCGCCCGACGCGGCCCGTGGGTGCCCGATCGGGGAGATGCCGGCATACCGGTTCAAGGCCAAGGCCCGGGGATGGCGGGAACGCCACCACCCGGAGAGCCTGGAGAAACGGCATGCCAAGGGTGTGGCGGACCGGCGGGTCGAGTTCTGGCCGGACAGTGACGGGATGGCCTGGGTCGCCGGGTACCTGCCCGCGGCCCAGGCCTCCGCGATCCGCAACCGGCTCAGCGCGATCGCCCGAGGGATGCAGGGCCCGAACGAGCCCCGCACCATGCCGGAGTTGTGCGCTGACATCTTCTCCGACGGACTCCTGAACAGCGGGGCCGGGATCAACCCTGGAAACAGTTCCGAAAGCGGCGAGGCATACAGTCCCGACGGCGGGGAGGGACCAACGTCCGGTCCGTCTTCGTCGGGGATTCGGGCGCAGGTTCTGGTGACCGTGCCCGTTTTTTCACTGATGGGCCTGACGGAGGAGCCGGCGGTGCTGGACGGGTTCGGGCCGATCCCGGCGTCGATGGCACGCAAACTCCTCGCTGAAGGTGCTGATTCGTTTTACCGCGTGCTGGTTGACCCCAGGGACGGGGCGCCGCTGGAAATCGGACGCACCAGCTACCGGGTTGGCAAGGCGATGCGGAACTGGCTCAGGTTGAGGGACGGCAAATGCCCGTTCCCGGGCTGCAACAACAGCTCCCTGGACAACGACGCAGACCACATCCTCGCTTGGCATCAGGGCGGCACCACCGGGGTATCGAACCTGGGACAGCCCTGCCCGAAACACCACAAACTCCGCCACAGCAGCGGCTGGAAACCCACCCCCGCCACCAAAACCGAACCACCAGGCTGGACTTCACCCAGCGGCAGGCACTACAAAAGCGAACACCAGGACTGGGAACCACCACACTGGCCCGAACAGCTGAAACCGGAATGGTTGGTAGACGGATCCACGGTCGGCGGTTCGGTGGCAGGCGGTGCGGTGGCAGGCGGTTCGATAGAGGGCGCGCAGACGGGTGTTTTTCTGAAACAGGCAATGCCAAGCTCAGCTGTGCCGGTCAGGGACCAATCAGATCTGGACGCTGCAGTCCTTTACCCGGAGGGGCAAGGTATTCCTCAGGCGGCCCTATCCCAACACATCATTAGCTTGCTCGATGAAGCTGACGACGCCGTGCGTTTCTTGGATCCGCCCGAGGTTGACCTCCCCGAAGACCCCGGCGTTCCGGAAAACGAACTGCCACAAGACCCATTCGGAGAGTTCTATTTAATGCTGGAACTGGAGCACCTCCGACGGCAAACGCCCTTCTAA
- a CDS encoding DUF3710 domain-containing protein — MVFGLGRKAKKEQAAEPDELLPAAETAEGAKDSSGHRSNGPFDESEISSRDGYVDLGALLITPSEGLQLRLEVEEATQRVVAVTMDLNGSSLQLQAFAAPKSEGLWDEIREQIGQSVGVQGGQVEEIEGPFGTELVAKLPAGLPDGSQGYRVARFIGVDGPRWFLRGVLGGAAALERPAAEPLEALFRQVVVIRGDNPMPPRDLLQLRLPKDATATPPPGAPSLQEPERGPEITQIG, encoded by the coding sequence ATGGTCTTTGGGCTCGGCAGGAAAGCCAAGAAGGAACAAGCAGCCGAACCGGACGAACTGTTGCCTGCCGCGGAGACCGCGGAGGGGGCGAAGGACAGTTCCGGGCACCGCTCCAACGGCCCTTTCGATGAATCCGAAATCAGCAGCCGTGATGGCTACGTTGACCTGGGTGCACTCCTGATTACCCCCAGCGAGGGGCTCCAGCTCCGGCTGGAAGTGGAAGAAGCCACGCAGCGCGTCGTCGCGGTGACCATGGACCTTAACGGCTCCAGCCTCCAGCTGCAGGCCTTTGCGGCCCCCAAGAGCGAGGGACTCTGGGACGAGATCCGGGAGCAGATCGGCCAGTCCGTCGGTGTCCAGGGCGGCCAGGTGGAGGAGATCGAAGGGCCTTTCGGAACCGAGCTCGTGGCGAAACTGCCGGCGGGCCTGCCGGATGGCAGCCAGGGCTACCGGGTGGCCCGGTTTATTGGAGTGGACGGTCCCCGCTGGTTCCTGCGCGGCGTCCTCGGCGGCGCGGCAGCGCTCGAACGTCCTGCTGCCGAACCCCTCGAAGCGCTGTTCCGGCAGGTGGTGGTGATCCGGGGAGACAACCCCATGCCGCCGCGTGACCTGCTGCAGCTGCGCCTGCCCAAGGACGCCACCGCCACGCCGCCGCCGGGCGCACCATCACTCCAGGAACCTGAACGTGGTCCTGAAATCACCCAGATTGGCTGA
- a CDS encoding DUF4193 domain-containing protein codes for MATDYDAPRKSEEDLGEDSLEELKTRRTDKPVAVVDEDESDLAAGYELPGADLSGEELTVQVVPAQADEFTCSSCFLVRHRSQIAREKDGRLYCKECEG; via the coding sequence ATGGCCACCGATTACGATGCGCCGCGCAAGTCTGAAGAAGACCTCGGCGAGGACTCCCTTGAGGAGCTGAAGACCCGCCGCACGGACAAGCCGGTCGCAGTGGTGGACGAAGACGAAAGCGATCTGGCCGCCGGCTACGAACTGCCCGGCGCGGATCTCTCCGGTGAAGAGCTGACCGTGCAGGTGGTGCCTGCCCAGGCGGACGAATTCACCTGTTCATCGTGCTTCCTGGTCCGGCACCGTTCCCAAATTGCCCGCGAGAAGGACGGCCGCCTATATTGCAAGGAATGTGAGGGGTAG
- the sepH gene encoding septation protein SepH, which translates to MQDLRLVGVHDDGMHLLLSGAGGEMFQLPIDEALRTASRPAPRPASERPAIPLSPRDIQARIRAGATAADVAELSGLPLAKVERYEGPVLAEREYVAQQARKVEVASPSPGHDIYRSAFGDSPATLADMVAHRLSAHGIDPSSVEWDSWRRQDGTWTVSASFEANTGGKAGIGEEPPALWTFSPTRKSLQNANRWAQQLSELEPLDGPVPARRLSAVSDRPFDFETDADSVRPSPGAEGQPDAKDPDGLLDMLRSRRGQRLGVDEDSDDALALLLTHGVPAAHPRPSEVAAEAEEDADESQEDIPETPAAQASSFTRRRDARPSMLSRLSLIPPHREAMEDALKLHDGVSTETREITIVASPLRPSGGAQGGTPGNGHGDAGSREAGGSDSGGSAGGSVNLSSGAGLNELLGNNPRRPAPRPDDSSPATGQLPETGAPERQPGRPKRSSVPSWDEIVFGTRSE; encoded by the coding sequence ATGCAGGATCTACGGCTTGTAGGCGTACACGACGACGGGATGCATCTCCTGTTGAGCGGGGCCGGCGGCGAGATGTTCCAGCTGCCGATCGACGAAGCGCTGAGGACCGCGAGCAGGCCTGCGCCCAGGCCTGCTTCCGAACGGCCCGCCATTCCCTTGTCCCCGCGGGACATCCAGGCGCGGATCCGTGCCGGTGCCACGGCGGCGGATGTGGCAGAGCTGTCCGGCCTGCCGCTGGCCAAGGTGGAACGCTACGAGGGACCCGTCCTGGCGGAACGCGAGTACGTGGCCCAGCAGGCCCGCAAAGTGGAAGTGGCTTCGCCTTCACCGGGCCACGACATCTACCGGTCAGCGTTCGGCGATAGTCCCGCCACCTTGGCTGACATGGTGGCCCACAGGCTTTCCGCCCACGGCATTGATCCTTCCTCCGTTGAATGGGATTCCTGGCGGCGCCAGGACGGCACCTGGACGGTATCGGCCAGCTTCGAGGCAAACACCGGCGGAAAAGCAGGTATTGGTGAAGAACCACCGGCACTCTGGACCTTCAGCCCAACCCGGAAGTCGCTGCAGAATGCCAACCGTTGGGCGCAGCAGCTCAGCGAACTTGAGCCGCTGGATGGACCGGTTCCGGCACGAAGGCTTTCTGCTGTCTCCGACCGTCCCTTCGATTTTGAAACCGACGCTGACTCCGTCCGCCCGTCACCCGGCGCCGAGGGCCAGCCCGATGCCAAGGACCCGGACGGACTCCTTGACATGCTGCGCTCCCGCCGGGGCCAGCGCCTGGGTGTGGACGAGGACTCTGACGACGCCCTGGCACTGCTGCTGACCCATGGCGTCCCCGCCGCCCACCCTAGGCCGTCCGAGGTCGCGGCCGAGGCGGAGGAGGACGCAGACGAGTCGCAGGAAGACATCCCGGAGACTCCAGCCGCCCAGGCCAGCTCCTTCACCCGGCGACGGGACGCCAGGCCTTCCATGTTGTCGCGGCTCAGCCTCATACCTCCACACCGGGAGGCGATGGAGGATGCCTTGAAGCTGCACGACGGCGTAAGCACCGAAACCCGCGAGATCACTATCGTGGCGTCGCCCCTGCGGCCCTCCGGCGGTGCTCAAGGAGGCACCCCAGGAAACGGTCATGGGGACGCCGGCAGCCGTGAGGCAGGCGGCAGTGACTCTGGCGGCAGCGCCGGGGGCAGCGTCAATCTTTCCAGTGGCGCGGGACTGAACGAGTTGCTGGGCAACAACCCGCGGCGTCCGGCACCCCGACCCGACGACAGCTCTCCCGCTACCGGCCAGCTTCCGGAAACAGGCGCGCCCGAGCGGCAGCCAGGCCGGCCGAAGCGTTCCAGCGTTCCGTCCTGGGACGAGATTGTGTTCGGCACCCGCAGCGAGTAG
- a CDS encoding potassium channel family protein, protein MAHFVIMGCGRVGATLAHTLEDAGHSVAIIDQDDRAFRRLRQGFTGRKVTGVGFDRDTLKQAGVADAYAFAAVSSGDNSNILATRVARETFHVPHVVARIYDPGRAEIYQRLGIPTVAAVRWSADQVLRRILPEQHLAGDFREPSGRLVLAELDLDAGWIGHRVSSIEKAAGVRVAYLTRFGEGLLPDAGTAYQDGDTVHAMLQVDRSAQVSQILAKAPAKEYQ, encoded by the coding sequence GTGGCGCATTTCGTGATCATGGGATGTGGCCGGGTAGGGGCCACGCTGGCGCACACCCTTGAGGACGCCGGGCATTCCGTGGCCATCATCGACCAGGACGACCGGGCTTTCCGCAGGCTCCGCCAAGGCTTCACGGGCCGCAAGGTCACCGGGGTGGGCTTCGACCGGGACACCCTCAAGCAGGCCGGCGTTGCCGATGCATACGCCTTCGCTGCAGTATCCAGCGGTGACAATTCCAACATCCTCGCCACCCGCGTGGCCCGGGAAACCTTCCACGTGCCCCATGTTGTGGCCAGGATCTATGATCCCGGCCGGGCCGAAATCTACCAGCGCCTGGGAATCCCCACCGTGGCGGCGGTCCGCTGGAGCGCGGACCAGGTGCTGCGGCGGATCCTCCCGGAACAGCACTTGGCCGGTGACTTCCGGGAGCCTTCCGGGCGCCTGGTGCTGGCCGAACTGGATCTCGACGCCGGCTGGATCGGCCACCGGGTCAGCAGCATCGAAAAAGCGGCCGGCGTCCGCGTCGCCTACCTCACCCGGTTCGGCGAAGGATTGCTTCCCGACGCCGGTACCGCCTACCAGGACGGCGACACCGTACATGCCATGCTGCAGGTTGACCGGAGCGCCCAGGTCTCCCAGATCCTCGCCAAAGCACCCGCCAAGGAGTACCAGTGA